One Thermofilum pendens Hrk 5 DNA segment encodes these proteins:
- a CDS encoding restriction endonuclease, giving the protein MTRGVWVEALARLILELEGFSVEQTRLRLERNGVSLAEVDILARKNGEAYAVEVKSGRVSVTDVRQVYANAALLGAKPLLIARGFSDEAAKATAEELGVKVLLIPDYVYFVDTEELLRLVEEAVALTLEKLLSVSPANLSPPEVEVVKAIASSSSFEEAARRLGVSTDALGKAVEALREKGAITLHSPFRLLRLQCKLLLLSL; this is encoded by the coding sequence GTGACGCGCGGGGTATGGGTGGAGGCATTGGCGCGCCTAATCTTAGAGCTCGAAGGGTTCTCCGTAGAGCAAACCCGCCTGAGGCTTGAGAGGAACGGCGTAAGCCTAGCGGAGGTAGACATCCTCGCTAGGAAGAACGGCGAGGCGTACGCCGTTGAGGTGAAGTCCGGGAGGGTCTCTGTTACAGACGTAAGGCAGGTATACGCGAACGCCGCGCTCCTCGGAGCCAAGCCGCTCCTCATCGCGAGAGGCTTCTCCGATGAAGCCGCAAAAGCTACGGCCGAAGAGCTGGGCGTAAAGGTGCTACTCATACCCGACTACGTCTACTTCGTCGACACAGAGGAGCTCCTACGCCTAGTGGAGGAAGCAGTAGCGCTGACGTTGGAAAAACTGCTCTCTGTAAGCCCGGCGAACCTGTCCCCACCGGAGGTAGAAGTCGTGAAAGCAATCGCCTCTTCAAGCTCATTCGAGGAAGCTGCGAGGAGGCTCGGCGTGTCCACGGATGCGCTCGGGAAAGCCGTAGAAGCGCTCAGAGAGAAGGGGGCAATAACTCTCCACTCGCCCTTCAGGCTTCTACGGCTTCAGTGCAAGCTCCTCCTACTCTCGCTATAA
- a CDS encoding glycosyltransferase — MSSRAIAEVVLEGKASQGRKVSVIIPSYRGSERLVRLVKRVASLPYEDKEVVVVVDEPLREVAEELRRIGGVKLILRPKRGGKVSALNEALRESSGEVVIFLDDDVYVEDDRFIEKVLKAMEGYDIADIKKVIVDTGGILSKLVYIEYASYNFASKLMARAARRTVAVNGAAFAVRRKALDEIGYFRPSISEDFDIALRSFKAKHNFTYIENTYVLNYPPSDFRKWFKQRKRWAIGLAAWLEENFADALKTLLRMPHAVIPGLLLALPSLSSALITFVLSNHVYEKTAYLFMLTLSSLVAQALPFASILLLNIQLIYLVKAGAILTAFFVFLFWQFAASRAVKMKSYLYLYPVYFFVYQPLWLTILLAGFIRVIVLRRKSVEDWVV, encoded by the coding sequence ATGTCTAGCCGCGCTATCGCCGAGGTAGTCTTGGAGGGTAAGGCTTCGCAGGGCCGAAAGGTGTCGGTCATCATACCGTCGTACAGGGGGTCTGAGAGGTTAGTCAGGCTTGTGAAGAGGGTGGCGAGCCTCCCCTACGAGGACAAGGAAGTAGTAGTCGTTGTGGATGAGCCTCTGAGGGAGGTGGCCGAGGAACTAAGGAGGATCGGCGGGGTGAAGCTCATCCTAAGGCCTAAGAGGGGCGGCAAGGTTAGCGCGCTGAACGAGGCGCTTAGAGAGTCTAGCGGCGAGGTCGTAATATTCCTGGACGACGACGTATACGTGGAGGACGACCGCTTCATCGAGAAGGTTTTGAAGGCTATGGAGGGCTACGACATAGCCGACATCAAGAAAGTTATAGTCGACACGGGGGGTATTCTCTCGAAGCTCGTCTACATCGAGTACGCATCCTACAACTTTGCAAGTAAGCTGATGGCGAGGGCCGCTAGGAGAACAGTCGCCGTCAACGGGGCGGCGTTCGCCGTCAGGAGAAAAGCGCTGGACGAGATAGGGTACTTCCGCCCATCGATATCCGAGGACTTCGACATAGCCCTGAGGTCGTTTAAAGCTAAGCATAACTTTACGTACATCGAGAACACCTACGTACTCAACTATCCTCCGAGCGATTTTAGGAAGTGGTTTAAGCAACGCAAAAGGTGGGCAATAGGCCTCGCCGCCTGGCTGGAAGAGAACTTCGCGGACGCGCTTAAAACGCTTCTCAGAATGCCGCACGCCGTGATCCCCGGGCTCCTGCTGGCTCTACCGTCGCTTTCGAGCGCTTTGATAACGTTCGTCCTCAGCAACCACGTCTACGAGAAGACGGCTTACCTCTTCATGCTCACGTTGTCGTCCCTAGTAGCCCAGGCGCTTCCATTCGCCTCGATCCTGCTTCTGAACATCCAGCTCATATACCTCGTAAAGGCGGGAGCAATCCTCACAGCGTTCTTCGTGTTCCTATTCTGGCAGTTCGCGGCATCACGCGCCGTGAAGATGAAGTCATACCTGTACCTATACCCTGTCTACTTCTTCGTTTACCAGCCACTCTGGCTTACGATACTCTTAGCCGGCTTCATTCGAGTTATAGTCCTTAGAAGGAAGAGCGTCGAAGACTGGGTTGTCTAA
- a CDS encoding acyl-CoA carboxylase subunit beta gives MDRFSELVEKRRLTEVPPEDFAKKIHEQGRLTAHERLERLLDKGSFVPIARFIQHRATGFGMESRKVFGDGVVAGLGSIDGRRVAVYAQDFSFMGGSVGEMHAYKIARTIETALKLGIPVIGLNDSGGARIQEGVDSLKGYGEIFYRNVMASGVIPQIVAIMGPAAGGAVYSPALADFIVMTKKSYMFITGPKVVKASIGEDVTFEELGGAEIHATKSGVAHFLAEDDDHAIRIIKALLSYLPSNNTEDPPYAETGDDPFREDSELDGLVPEDPVKPYDVKEVINRVFDKGSFLEVHAHFATNAVVGFARLGGFPVCVVANQPAVSAGCLDIDSSDKIARFVTFCDSFNFPIITFVDVPGFLPGTYQEHGGVIRHGAKIIYAYADATTPKITVILRKAYGGAYIAMGSKHLGADYVLAWPTAEIAVMGPREAIEIIYKRELEKAANPEELAKEFEEKYRKEITTPYFAASRGYVDDIVFPRETRSYIYKALMFLRDKREKHPRPPRKHGVPPV, from the coding sequence ATGGACAGGTTTAGCGAGCTAGTCGAGAAGAGAAGACTCACGGAAGTGCCTCCGGAGGACTTCGCGAAGAAGATCCACGAGCAGGGAAGGCTGACAGCGCACGAGAGGCTTGAAAGGTTGCTCGACAAGGGCTCCTTCGTACCGATTGCCCGCTTCATCCAGCACAGGGCTACAGGCTTCGGGATGGAGTCCAGGAAGGTGTTCGGGGACGGAGTCGTAGCGGGCCTTGGAAGCATCGACGGCAGGAGAGTGGCGGTCTACGCCCAGGACTTCTCGTTCATGGGGGGCTCTGTTGGCGAGATGCACGCATACAAGATCGCGAGAACCATAGAGACTGCCTTAAAGCTTGGAATACCCGTGATAGGCTTAAACGATAGCGGGGGCGCCCGGATACAGGAGGGCGTCGACTCGCTGAAGGGTTACGGGGAGATATTCTACAGGAACGTGATGGCCAGCGGGGTAATCCCGCAGATCGTGGCAATCATGGGCCCAGCCGCCGGGGGCGCCGTGTACTCCCCAGCCCTTGCCGACTTCATAGTCATGACGAAGAAATCCTACATGTTCATAACCGGACCCAAGGTCGTGAAGGCGTCCATAGGCGAAGACGTCACTTTCGAGGAGCTCGGGGGCGCCGAGATTCACGCGACGAAGAGCGGTGTAGCGCACTTCCTGGCGGAAGACGACGACCACGCCATCAGGATAATCAAGGCGTTGCTGAGCTACCTTCCGAGCAACAACACCGAAGACCCTCCGTACGCGGAAACGGGCGACGACCCATTCAGGGAGGACTCCGAGCTCGACGGGCTTGTCCCGGAGGACCCCGTGAAACCTTACGACGTTAAAGAGGTGATAAACAGGGTCTTCGATAAAGGCTCGTTCCTGGAGGTACACGCGCACTTCGCCACGAATGCCGTAGTAGGTTTCGCCAGGCTCGGAGGCTTCCCGGTGTGCGTAGTCGCGAACCAGCCGGCAGTCTCCGCCGGTTGCCTAGACATAGACTCCTCGGACAAGATAGCGAGGTTCGTGACTTTCTGCGACTCTTTCAACTTCCCGATAATCACCTTCGTCGACGTGCCGGGCTTCCTACCGGGCACGTACCAGGAACACGGGGGAGTCATAAGGCACGGAGCGAAGATCATCTACGCCTACGCCGACGCCACGACCCCGAAGATCACCGTCATCCTGAGGAAAGCGTACGGAGGGGCCTACATAGCCATGGGTAGCAAGCACCTCGGAGCGGACTATGTCCTCGCATGGCCAACCGCGGAGATAGCCGTCATGGGGCCCAGGGAGGCGATAGAGATCATATACAAGAGGGAGCTGGAGAAGGCAGCGAACCCCGAGGAGCTGGCGAAGGAATTCGAGGAAAAGTACAGGAAGGAGATCACGACGCCGTACTTCGCGGCTTCGAGGGGCTACGTGGACGACATAGTGTTCCCCCGGGAGACTCGCTCCTACATCTACAAGGCTCTCATGTTCCTGAGGGATAAGCGGGAGAAGCACCCGAGGCCTCCGAGGAAACACGGAGTACCGCCCGTATAG
- a CDS encoding phosphoadenosine phosphosulfate reductase family protein, protein MEKYPFLSPSGRRGYVRSFSDYIEVEYEGEPSSLYLWSQGSGSLYRGSTGFFKSVYEPPLAEKGWSTEAPVEDRVAEVARRHGEKLKGKHVMADLSGGKDSTANLYLLTKLQEIVGFKVTAVYVHMPYLEPVENIAFAEKVASRLGVDLRIVEPDRRKLEFYLLREGLPKRGDRWCTYLKTRALREAKKEIGAEVEAKAERALEAGKRYERLSGLAKRKVYFNGGVVNLVHDLSAAEVAGIVRRAGLVHPHYLQGLPRVSCRFCPYRGLYELEVSSKHEVEDEGLVEWVMARTYRNYYSSVTPLETFLELHLWRYTPSVARLRVLEAGYVDPDSKISLSEARKMFSWIWVGKA, encoded by the coding sequence ATGGAAAAGTACCCCTTTCTTTCTCCCAGCGGCAGGAGGGGGTACGTCAGGTCGTTCTCCGACTACATAGAAGTGGAGTACGAGGGCGAACCCTCCTCCCTCTACCTGTGGTCGCAGGGTAGCGGCTCTCTCTACAGGGGTAGCACGGGCTTCTTTAAAAGCGTCTACGAGCCTCCCCTAGCCGAGAAGGGGTGGAGCACCGAAGCCCCCGTTGAAGACCGGGTGGCCGAGGTCGCGCGGAGGCATGGCGAGAAGCTTAAGGGTAAGCACGTAATGGCTGACCTCAGCGGCGGGAAGGACAGCACGGCTAACCTCTACCTACTCACAAAGCTCCAGGAAATCGTGGGCTTCAAGGTAACGGCAGTCTACGTGCACATGCCGTACCTCGAGCCCGTGGAGAACATAGCCTTCGCGGAGAAAGTAGCGTCAAGACTGGGAGTCGACCTGAGAATAGTCGAGCCGGACAGGAGGAAGCTGGAGTTCTACCTGCTGAGGGAGGGGCTCCCGAAGCGCGGCGACAGGTGGTGCACGTACCTGAAGACTCGCGCCCTAAGAGAGGCGAAGAAGGAGATAGGGGCCGAGGTTGAGGCTAAAGCCGAGAGGGCGCTCGAGGCCGGGAAGCGCTACGAAAGGCTCAGCGGCCTCGCTAAGAGAAAAGTGTACTTCAACGGGGGAGTGGTAAACCTCGTCCATGACCTCTCCGCGGCGGAAGTCGCGGGAATAGTTAGGCGCGCCGGCCTCGTACACCCCCACTACCTTCAAGGGTTACCCCGCGTGAGCTGTAGGTTCTGCCCGTACAGAGGGCTCTACGAGCTCGAGGTCTCCTCGAAGCACGAAGTCGAGGACGAGGGTCTCGTGGAGTGGGTCATGGCGAGGACCTATAGGAACTACTACTCGAGCGTTACGCCGCTAGAAACGTTCCTAGAGCTACACTTGTGGCGCTACACCCCCTCCGTGGCTAGGCTCCGCGTGCTGGAAGCGGGCTACGTCGACCCAGACTCGAAAATCTCGCTGAGCGAAGCAAGGAAAATGTTCTCGTGGATATGGGTGGGCAAGGCGTGA
- a CDS encoding MBL fold metallo-hydrolase has translation MGSVNFRGVSITRLGHAAFRITDGKVVVYIDPFQVPSSPRDADIVVCTHDHYDHCSPDDIRKVAKQTTVVVASVNCAAKVKGLGYEYKLLNPGDRVAVKGVEIEAVPAYNVGKRFHPKDYKGIGVLVRLGDVVVYHAGDTDFIPEMASLKGKVSVALLPVSGTYVMDADEAVKAAETISPELAIPMHYGAIVGSESDARRFAEKLQGKVRVEVV, from the coding sequence ATGGGCAGCGTTAATTTCCGAGGGGTGAGCATAACCCGCCTCGGGCACGCCGCCTTCAGGATTACGGATGGAAAAGTCGTTGTCTACATAGATCCCTTCCAGGTGCCAAGCTCCCCCCGGGACGCCGACATAGTGGTATGCACGCACGACCACTACGACCACTGTAGCCCGGACGATATAAGGAAGGTAGCCAAGCAGACCACCGTCGTTGTCGCCAGCGTGAACTGCGCCGCGAAGGTTAAGGGGCTGGGATACGAGTACAAGCTCCTCAACCCCGGGGACAGGGTCGCCGTGAAGGGAGTCGAGATAGAGGCTGTGCCGGCATACAACGTAGGCAAGAGGTTCCACCCCAAGGACTACAAGGGGATAGGGGTCCTCGTAAGGCTAGGAGACGTCGTAGTCTACCACGCGGGCGACACCGACTTTATACCGGAGATGGCGTCGCTGAAGGGCAAGGTCAGCGTAGCCCTACTCCCGGTTAGCGGGACCTACGTCATGGACGCCGACGAGGCTGTGAAAGCCGCGGAGACAATATCCCCCGAGCTAGCCATACCGATGCACTACGGGGCTATAGTGGGCTCCGAGAGCGACGCCAGGAGGTTTGCCGAGAAGCTCCAAGGCAAAGTCAGGGTGGAGGTGGTATAG
- a CDS encoding methylated-DNA--[protein]-cysteine S-methyltransferase: protein MVNIEASCFSTPIGELCGIVRGNVVLYLHRPLLLSGVTRGEFAERLRREIEEYFSGRRKSFSFRPLIRGSALRKKVFEEVLRIPYGSTITYGELAARVGSSPRAVGRVLSENRILLVIPCHRVVASKGVGGYAFGVEAKKYLLRLEASNR, encoded by the coding sequence GTGGTGAATATTGAAGCTTCGTGTTTTTCCACGCCTATAGGGGAGCTTTGCGGCATCGTCAGGGGGAACGTTGTACTCTACCTGCATAGACCGCTCCTGCTCTCAGGCGTTACTCGCGGAGAGTTCGCGGAGAGGTTGAGGAGGGAGATCGAGGAGTACTTTTCCGGGAGGAGGAAAAGCTTCTCGTTTAGACCTCTGATTAGAGGATCAGCCTTGAGGAAAAAGGTCTTCGAGGAGGTTTTGAGGATCCCCTACGGATCCACCATTACGTACGGAGAGCTCGCCGCGAGGGTTGGATCGAGCCCGAGAGCCGTTGGGAGAGTGCTCTCAGAGAATAGGATACTCCTAGTCATACCCTGCCACAGGGTGGTAGCATCGAAAGGCGTCGGTGGTTACGCTTTTGGGGTCGAGGCTAAGAAGTACCTTTTAAGGCTGGAGGCAAGTAACCGGTGA
- a CDS encoding acetyl-CoA carboxylase biotin carboxyl carrier protein subunit, with amino-acid sequence MKKRFLVIVEGEAYEVEVEVPEGETPLGTVLSVLQTSLVKKVEAQPQSKEYVVAPITGRVSRILVKEGQRVEKGTTIATMEAMKTLIEVKSSMNGVVKEVLVAEGEVVKQGAPIARIAPRE; translated from the coding sequence TTGAAGAAGAGGTTTCTCGTAATCGTGGAGGGCGAGGCATACGAGGTGGAGGTAGAGGTACCGGAGGGCGAGACCCCCCTCGGAACAGTACTCTCCGTGCTCCAGACAAGCCTCGTCAAAAAGGTCGAAGCACAGCCCCAGTCGAAGGAGTACGTGGTGGCCCCCATAACCGGGAGGGTCAGCAGGATACTCGTAAAGGAGGGTCAAAGGGTCGAGAAAGGGACTACTATAGCCACGATGGAGGCTATGAAGACTTTGATAGAGGTAAAGTCGAGCATGAACGGCGTGGTAAAAGAAGTGCTCGTAGCTGAGGGCGAAGTCGTAAAGCAGGGAGCCCCGATAGCCAGGATAGCGCCCCGCGAATAA